The following proteins come from a genomic window of Enterobacter chengduensis:
- a CDS encoding glycosyltransferase, with the protein MQNSAPLLSVVVAVYNGEAFLDQFFTCLVNQRIDSMEVIIVNDGSTDRSMEIVENWREKLPQMQVIEQQNQGVSIARNTGLAVATGQYLSFPDIDDVFKPGMYQRLLDMAVTQDLDVATCNGNYVWENNKKPSRPIFPEDKLASTGVMTGPAWLKMALDSRKFLHVTWLNIYRHDFIRKHSFHFEPGLRHQDIPWTTEVLLAAERVQYTSERYYDYYIHSASVSHMPDNDDTLIRSARHYMKILQMLDAINQRYPDKVKGIPACHWQIAKEGLGIIHTFDNMKDEKKKSLIIREFFETGIWKLIWKSAKSPRLRWRLGRRYFRLKRYLA; encoded by the coding sequence ATGCAAAATTCAGCCCCATTGTTAAGCGTGGTGGTTGCCGTTTATAACGGTGAAGCTTTCCTGGATCAGTTTTTTACCTGTCTTGTAAATCAACGCATCGACAGCATGGAAGTCATCATTGTCAATGACGGCTCTACCGACCGTTCGATGGAGATCGTTGAAAACTGGCGCGAAAAACTCCCGCAGATGCAGGTAATCGAACAGCAAAATCAGGGCGTCTCCATCGCGCGTAATACCGGTCTGGCCGTTGCGACGGGTCAATATCTCTCCTTCCCGGATATTGATGATGTCTTTAAACCCGGCATGTACCAGCGCCTGCTGGATATGGCCGTCACGCAGGATCTGGATGTCGCCACCTGTAACGGGAACTACGTCTGGGAGAATAACAAGAAACCCTCACGGCCGATCTTCCCTGAAGACAAACTGGCGTCGACAGGGGTCATGACGGGCCCTGCGTGGTTAAAAATGGCGCTGGATTCGCGTAAATTCCTTCACGTCACCTGGTTGAATATCTATCGTCACGATTTTATTCGTAAACACAGCTTCCATTTCGAACCGGGTCTGCGCCATCAGGATATCCCGTGGACCACCGAAGTCCTGCTCGCGGCTGAGCGGGTTCAGTACACCAGTGAACGTTATTACGACTACTACATTCACTCTGCATCGGTGTCCCATATGCCGGACAATGACGACACGCTGATTCGCTCCGCGCGTCACTACATGAAAATCCTGCAGATGCTCGATGCCATCAATCAGCGCTACCCGGATAAGGTGAAAGGGATCCCTGCCTGCCACTGGCAAATTGCCAAAGAGGGGCTGGGCATTATTCATACCTTCGACAACATGAAGGATGAAAAGAAGAAATCATTAATTATTAGAGAGTTCTTCGAAACAGGCATCTGGAAACTCATCTGGAAAAGTGCTAAAAGTCCGCGTTTGCGCTGGCGGCTGGGTCGACGTTATTTCCGTTTAAAACGGTATCTGGCATAA